From a region of the Priestia megaterium genome:
- a CDS encoding DsbA family protein, producing the protein MNSFIKKGVIFGSLGFLICLLFYQFAIDPKVDANTISKTLKDPSIMNSQNGVVVGKKDAPLTIVEFSDYGCGACNVLKRNFDSINFYSNYIESGKVRYIFKDVPASSHFNAEEASIASLAAQKQDKYWEMHNLLFQKSSEWSSAEKGFGIFGKYADQLNLNISQFNQDVQAEALNSKLSKTREEFKKMQFLGTPVLIIGKTQIIGAPSKKELESVIEKELAKSMK; encoded by the coding sequence ATGAATTCCTTTATAAAAAAAGGTGTAATATTTGGAAGCTTAGGTTTCTTAATTTGTTTATTATTCTATCAATTTGCTATTGATCCTAAAGTTGATGCAAATACCATTTCTAAAACATTGAAAGATCCATCGATTATGAATTCTCAGAATGGTGTAGTGGTTGGTAAAAAAGATGCTCCACTCACTATAGTAGAGTTTTCTGATTATGGATGTGGAGCATGTAATGTTTTGAAGAGAAATTTTGATTCAATAAATTTTTACTCGAATTATATTGAGAGTGGAAAGGTAAGATACATCTTTAAAGATGTACCTGCAAGTAGTCACTTTAACGCTGAAGAAGCATCTATAGCATCACTAGCAGCTCAAAAACAAGATAAATATTGGGAAATGCATAACCTCTTATTTCAAAAGAGCAGTGAATGGAGCTCGGCTGAAAAAGGATTCGGAATTTTCGGAAAATATGCCGACCAATTAAATTTAAATATAAGTCAATTCAATCAAGATGTCCAAGCTGAAGCTTTAAACAGCAAGCTGTCAAAAACTCGAGAAGAATTTAAAAAAATGCAATTCTTAGGAACGCCAGTTCTTATTATAGGTAAAACTCAAATTATAGGTGCGCCTAGTAAGAAAGAATTGGAAAGTGTAATTGAAAAAGAGTTAGCAAAATCTATGAAATAG